A stretch of Clostridium formicaceticum DNA encodes these proteins:
- a CDS encoding anti-sigma factor domain-containing protein has product MQHKGCVMELREETMVVMTEKCNFYEIQKRKDIQEGMEVEFYEKEIVLHKNQYLRTFSLVAAAVLLLIIASIHGLKSWNTANQLMAVVTIDINPSIQLEVNNKNRVLKAVAVNKEAETLSLDALEKKPFQEAFQLLLLETREKGYVFKEQENYVLIATVFLQEEEIQTEKFRKMIEATKEKVELEALKQGEKIEVITIEATEDLLMTAREEKTSVGKLQVYQNFKEYSNSKIDVDTTEEKKVKEMKVKELIQLQNQDEEQDKKQNKKQEEEQNEKQDGKLKEHPIFDQHPGTKKEEKVPPAGQKEKQKLTPPTNDQEEKGTVIKKKEHPVFEEHPGEGKKPEKTKENKGKNSRD; this is encoded by the coding sequence ATGCAACATAAAGGTTGCGTTATGGAACTTAGAGAAGAAACAATGGTTGTTATGACAGAAAAGTGTAATTTTTACGAAATACAAAAAAGAAAAGATATACAAGAGGGCATGGAAGTTGAATTTTATGAAAAGGAAATTGTCCTTCATAAAAATCAATACCTTCGTACTTTTTCTTTGGTGGCAGCAGCTGTTCTTCTTTTGATCATAGCTTCTATCCATGGACTTAAGTCTTGGAATACAGCCAATCAATTAATGGCAGTAGTCACTATTGATATAAACCCCAGTATACAATTGGAAGTAAACAATAAAAACCGGGTTTTGAAGGCTGTTGCTGTGAATAAAGAGGCGGAGACATTATCTTTGGATGCCCTAGAGAAAAAGCCTTTTCAAGAAGCATTTCAACTGTTATTACTGGAGACGAGAGAAAAAGGATACGTTTTTAAAGAACAGGAGAACTATGTGTTAATAGCAACGGTCTTTTTACAGGAAGAGGAAATTCAGACAGAAAAATTCCGAAAAATGATTGAGGCTACAAAAGAAAAAGTAGAATTGGAGGCATTAAAACAAGGAGAAAAGATAGAAGTCATTACAATAGAAGCTACTGAAGATCTATTAATGACAGCACGAGAAGAAAAAACTTCTGTAGGAAAATTACAAGTTTATCAAAATTTTAAAGAATATAGCAATAGTAAAATTGATGTAGATACAACTGAGGAAAAGAAAGTTAAAGAGATGAAGGTTAAAGAATTAATACAGCTTCAAAATCAAGATGAAGAACAAGATAAGAAACAAAATAAAAAGCAGGAAGAAGAACAAAATGAAAAACAGGATGGAAAACTAAAGGAACATCCAATCTTTGACCAACATCCCGGCACTAAAAAAGAAGAAAAAGTCCCTCCAGCGGGACAAAAAGAAAAGCAAAAATTAACCCCCCCCACGAATGATCAGGAAGAAAAGGGAACTGTGATTAAGAAAAAAGAACACCCAGTATTTGAAGAACATCCTGGAGAAGGTAAAAAACCTGAAAAAACAAAAGAAAATAAGGGTAAAAACTCTAGAGACTAA